One genomic segment of Candidatus Methylomirabilota bacterium includes these proteins:
- the rplA gene encoding 50S ribosomal protein L1 — protein sequence MPALTKRQKAASALYDGVKELGVEEAMDVLGKLPRAKFDETVDLSLRLGVDPKHADQMVRGAVVLPHGIGKSVRVAVFAKGEKEREAREAGADVVGAEDLVERVQGGWLEFDSTIATPDLMGQVGRLGKVLGPRGLMPNPKLGTVTFDIGRAVREAKAGKVEFRVDKAGNVHVPVGKRSFSKEQISANALALLEAIVRAKPAAAKGQYLRSITVSSTMSPGIKVDVQRVATLFKKPV from the coding sequence ATGCCGGCACTGACGAAGCGCCAGAAGGCGGCGAGCGCGCTGTACGACGGCGTGAAGGAGCTGGGCGTCGAGGAGGCCATGGACGTCCTCGGCAAGCTCCCGCGCGCCAAGTTCGACGAGACGGTGGACCTGTCGCTGCGCCTGGGTGTCGATCCCAAGCATGCCGACCAGATGGTGCGCGGTGCGGTGGTGCTGCCGCACGGCATCGGCAAGTCGGTGCGGGTGGCGGTGTTCGCCAAGGGCGAGAAGGAGCGCGAGGCGCGCGAGGCGGGCGCGGACGTGGTCGGCGCCGAGGATCTCGTGGAGCGGGTGCAGGGCGGCTGGCTCGAGTTCGACTCCACCATCGCCACCCCCGATCTCATGGGCCAGGTGGGCCGGCTCGGCAAGGTGCTGGGCCCACGCGGGCTCATGCCGAACCCGAAGCTCGGCACCGTGACCTTCGACATCGGGCGCGCGGTGCGCGAGGCCAAGGCGGGCAAGGTCGAGTTCCGCGTGGACAAGGCCGGCAACGTGCACGTGCCGGTTGGGAAGCGCTCCTTCTCGAAGGAGCAGATCTCCGCCAACGCGCTCGCCCTGCTCGAGGCCATTGTCCGCGCCAAGCCTGCCGCGGCCAAGGGCCAGTACCTCCGGTCCATCACGGTCTCGTCCACGATGAGCCCGGGCATCAAGGTCGACGTGCAGCGTGTGGCGACGCTGTTCAAGAAGCCGGTATAA
- the nusG gene encoding transcription termination/antitermination protein NusG, with protein sequence MSESETTTKPKQWFVVHTYSGFENKVAQAIESRAKIFGLSEMIGRVVVPTEKVREIRKSKKIEIEQKFFPGYLLVEMELTDDTWHLVRSTPKVTGFVGSGAKPVPLPADEVDGILRQMEEGAEKPKLKSTFQKGDKVRVIEGPFVNFQGSIDDLNPERGKLKVMVAIFGRMTPVELEYYQVERL encoded by the coding sequence ATGAGTGAGTCCGAGACCACGACCAAGCCTAAGCAGTGGTTCGTCGTGCACACCTACTCGGGATTCGAGAACAAGGTGGCGCAGGCGATCGAGTCGCGCGCCAAGATCTTCGGCCTGTCCGAGATGATCGGTCGCGTCGTGGTGCCGACGGAGAAGGTGCGGGAGATCCGGAAGAGCAAGAAGATCGAGATCGAGCAGAAGTTCTTCCCCGGCTACCTCCTCGTGGAGATGGAGCTCACCGACGACACCTGGCACCTCGTGCGCTCGACGCCGAAGGTGACGGGGTTCGTGGGCTCGGGGGCCAAGCCGGTGCCCCTGCCCGCCGACGAGGTCGACGGGATCCTCCGCCAGATGGAGGAGGGCGCGGAGAAGCCGAAGCTCAAGTCGACGTTCCAGAAGGGCGACAAGGTGCGTGTCATCGAGGGGCCGTTCGTGAACTTCCAGGGCTCCATCGACGATCTCAACCCGGAGCGCGGGAAGCTCAAGGTCATGGTGGCCATCTTCGGGCGCATGACGCCCGTGGAGCTCGAGTACTACCAGGTCGAAAGGCTCTGA
- the rpmG gene encoding 50S ribosomal protein L33 — translation MRDIISLACTSCQRRNYSTTKNRRTHPDRMEIKKFCKWCRKHVAHKESK, via the coding sequence ATGCGCGACATCATCTCCCTCGCCTGCACGAGCTGTCAGCGGCGCAACTATTCCACGACCAAGAACCGGCGGACGCATCCCGACCGAATGGAGATCAAGAAGTTTTGCAAGTGGTGCCGGAAGCACGTGGCGCACAAGGAATCGAAGTAG
- the rplK gene encoding 50S ribosomal protein L11: protein MAKKVQAMVKLQIPAGKANPSPPVGPALGQHGVNIMEFCKGFNAQTNSQEGLILPVVVTIYQDRSFTFVVKTPPAAVLLKRAAGIAKASAVPHKDKIGKVTKAQVREIAQTKLVDLNTDSIESAMRTVEGTARSMGIEVV from the coding sequence ATGGCGAAGAAGGTTCAGGCGATGGTGAAGCTCCAGATCCCGGCGGGGAAGGCCAACCCCTCGCCGCCGGTGGGACCCGCGCTCGGTCAGCACGGGGTCAACATCATGGAGTTCTGCAAGGGCTTCAACGCGCAGACGAACAGCCAGGAGGGGCTGATCCTCCCGGTGGTGGTGACGATATACCAGGATCGCTCGTTCACGTTCGTCGTGAAGACGCCCCCGGCGGCGGTGCTCCTGAAGCGGGCGGCGGGGATCGCGAAGGCCTCTGCGGTTCCGCACAAGGACAAGATCGGCAAGGTCACCAAGGCGCAGGTCCGGGAAATCGCCCAGACCAAGCTGGTGGACCTCAACACCGACTCCATCGAGTCGGCCATGCGCACCGTCGAAGGCACCGCCCGCAGCATGGGCATCGAGGTGGTTTGA
- the secE gene encoding preprotein translocase subunit SecE encodes MEFLRRVQQFFREVAAEFRRVTWPSRADVANSTVVVVVVVFVLAFFLGAVDIGLSRIVEKILK; translated from the coding sequence ATGGAGTTCCTGAGGCGGGTTCAGCAATTTTTCCGCGAGGTGGCGGCGGAGTTCCGGCGGGTCACGTGGCCGAGCCGCGCCGACGTGGCGAATTCCACCGTGGTCGTGGTGGTGGTGGTGTTCGTGCTGGCCTTCTTCCTGGGCGCCGTGGACATCGGGCTCTCGCGCATCGTGGAGAAGATCCTGAAATGA